A single window of Sporosarcina sp. FSL W7-1349 DNA harbors:
- a CDS encoding enoyl-CoA hydratase-related protein: protein METIHYEQKGNLAIVTLNRPEAMNAFNYEMLVDLGNITESIRINPDIRVVLFTGAGDRAFSVGADLKERKTLTDLQVKRNIYKIGEVFTAVENLPQPTIAMMNGFAFGGGTELALACDFRIAVNTALMGLTETGLAIIPGAGGTQRLPRLIGEAKALELILTAKRLTAAEALSYGMVTKVASAEDLEATTFEFADAMLANGPIALQQAKYAIKNGMNVDLQTGLAIERKAYEITIPTEDRIEALNAFAEKRKPNYQGK from the coding sequence ATGGAAACGATTCATTATGAACAAAAGGGGAACTTGGCCATCGTGACACTCAATCGGCCGGAGGCGATGAATGCGTTCAACTATGAAATGTTAGTCGATTTGGGGAATATTACGGAGTCGATCCGCATCAATCCGGATATCCGGGTAGTCCTTTTTACGGGGGCGGGCGACCGGGCATTCAGTGTGGGGGCTGATTTGAAGGAGCGGAAGACGCTGACCGACTTGCAGGTGAAGCGGAATATTTATAAAATCGGCGAAGTATTCACGGCGGTCGAGAACTTGCCACAGCCAACGATTGCGATGATGAATGGGTTCGCATTTGGCGGCGGGACGGAACTCGCGCTCGCTTGTGATTTCCGGATTGCGGTCAATACGGCGTTGATGGGGCTGACCGAAACCGGGCTCGCTATTATCCCGGGCGCGGGCGGAACCCAGCGCTTGCCCCGGTTGATTGGCGAAGCAAAAGCATTGGAATTGATCTTGACCGCCAAACGGTTGACTGCTGCCGAAGCATTGAGCTACGGCATGGTGACGAAAGTGGCCTCGGCGGAAGATTTGGAAGCGACGACATTCGAATTTGCGGACGCCATGCTTGCGAATGGCCCGATCGCGTTGCAGCAAGCGAAATATGCCATCAAAAACGGCATGAACGTCGACTTGCAAACCGGCCTCGCCATCGAGCGCAAAGCCTATGAAATTACGATTCCGACCGAAGACCGGATCGAAGCACTCAACGCGTTTGCCGAAAAACGCAAACCTAACTATCAAGGAAAATGA